The following DNA comes from Nymphalis io chromosome 12, ilAglIoxx1.1, whole genome shotgun sequence.
ggCTTTGAACCTGCAGTCTGTATTCAAGTTTCACAGGTTCTAGACAATGGGCTCTCTCGGCTTTCCTATTATTAGCTGCGTAGAAATTCCTTAAAAATGTCGTtccaaattataaattcaaataaaaatgtttcgttGTTGGCATTGATCGATCCCGGGTATCGTTATCTTGTaatttttctacatttttatgAGCTCCGAGTTTGGGCATCCTTAAGCGGAAATCAAGAATTCAAGGCATGATATCTTCCTGAATCTCTGAACTTTATGTCAGTAATATGTTACTGACATGTTAAACTACTATAAAACGgttggattttttatatatcgcgtTAATGCTTGTGATATCGATCGGTATTTGTTCTATCATTCTTACATCATGTTAGCGTCTTTTTATTTGAGAACATGAGGCgataaactaaatttttaagtaattcttAAACTGTTATACTGTTCTTAAACAGCTGGCTCcgattacaaaaatacatcATTCCTAGATCATAGTAACGATTTCCACAATAAAAACTTGCAGACACGATTGCATTTGACAATTAAcagaaatgtaaattaaatactattttatgtaataatatatatccatGTAGCATAATATTGTCTTCTCTTCTCtcaaggagaaggtttggagcttatcccatcATGCTGCTTCACTGCGGATAGGTaattacatgtatgtatattcaatCTATGCcgatttcctcacaatgtttttctaGAGACGAAAGATTGATGCTTGCTAGGATTTGAACCTGAAATCTCCAGTTAAGATCAGATATAACGTCAATAatttacttcaaataaaatgaatatacaaGTTTAGTATTTAAAGCGTAAATAAACTTCAttgttaactaaataaaaattgaagtacatatttttaaatgttcccCTTGTCTTCTTGGTACATCACATACCGGACCTGCTTGGTAGGTTTGCTTGTAGAAtgcaattttaaagttatttttattcattttaattttaatttttaaaagaaaagcaTTGCCCGTTTTTAAGGATTTGcggaaattttattaattatacatttattatatttacaaataattaatcaaagtttaTCTTTATATTGATTTCGACAAATAAGATAATTAGTAGTATATGTTCATACTGTACAAAAATACGAACTGGTGAAAAAGAGCTATTCGAGTTTATATAAGGACTATATGGAGAAGATACATCGTTTATTTTTTCAGTGCTACACTGAATCGGTCAGTAAATGGTTATTTATCGATATGCAAAGGTTGCGAGGTGGCTCGTTAGcgcgatatatatttttttttccgaaTGCAGTTTGACACACGTGACGCAAAAGCCTTTTGAAGTTTTAACCTTATGCTACTGGAACAATAGTATTCGCTTTTacgtataactttattttagtaTTGAATATTTCAATATCTATCATCTCTTATCGTTCATATGCTGTGCCATCGATTCATTTATGTAAACCATCACACCGaataatatgattttgtatatctgttattcaataaaataaaaacattcagttGTATTTTcgtcctttatttattttgttgctctatatttatattataaggtttCATTTACtatgaaacaaataaactaaatttaatatttttatcaccaACAAGCTACTTTAGTTGTCGttgttgtaaattaatttgttgCAAACAAACGAAGATGAGAAATAAATGTATCTAAAAAAAAGTGTACAGCGGACTTGTCCCAATATGAGATTTCTTTCAGCCAACCTTTAAGcgcaataaaacaatacaataaaacaagtacataatataaagtaacaagCGTCATCATCACGTCCATGAAACTTTGCAACTTTTACGTTAAAAGGTGCTAATGATGGTAAATTGCGAATAACTTTAATAGTCATCAGggcaaagataattttaaaataaggaaGTCATACTCACACTATagttattaattcaattatatatttttttctgctaAGTTGTCTTGAGACAAAACTTATTCTTCACGAGCAATGTGTGGTTGCCGTTGGCTAAATAGTATCTCGTTTACAACATGATTGCGAATTTGAAATCCCTCCTGGGCCACTCAGGCGCCTTTGATGGCAAGCGTAACGAGTATTAAATACACAATTTGCTACGTGTTGAAAGAAACTGACGCCGCAAGGCATTTCATGCCTCAGAATAAAGGTGAAATGGTAAACGTACGGATTGCAGAAACAAATATACTATACTAAAATACTGCTTTATAGAAAATGTACTTGTACtttagtgctattctgtaagattcTAGTTGAAATGATCAAAACCGACTTGTCGTGATATTTTATCCTTACCCTCGTATCCTTAAAATGtaggaattattatataaaaaccacGTCGCATATAGCTTTTTGAAATTTGACGATCGTGTAACAAtcatttgtacaaaatattaatattgacagATAAGAAAACATACTTCAAGcttgttatttttatcaaagcgataaaaatgtatttcattttgatttatgttataaatgtttgttggcatttttattatgttttatattctgAGTTCAATCGTATCGAGCCTTCTCTCACCcgcttattatcattttaactgTTCGAAGTGGCAACACTGTTATTATATTCGAGTAAAGGCGCAATGATCAAGTCTGGCTTGATATATGATTATACGCTtgtgttatttgtattattctctacaataaatgtataacaagcaacaatatttttgtatgtaatcaTGTAAGCTGCCAGTAAGTTTCTTACCTGATATATCTTAAtactaggctaaggcctcttagTGAATAGGTTAGGAATTAAAAGAAACTGGAATAAAACACGCTGATATCATTTAATccgacataatatttaaatgaattataaacatgaaCAAATTAAGTGTAGCTCTGCATCTTCTGTACTTGTCTGGATAAGAACCGAAAATCCTCGATTAGGATGCAggttttctaaccactggactatTTTGCCACGTTtacaatcatattaataaataaaaaaaggaagacGTTATTGCGTCCGAATGACAATCACTATtcgtttgatatatatttaaattaaatttaacaaaaacaaactgtactttttcattacaaaattcatttaacgtaaattttatagtagtagatttgtatttataagaCGAACTATATATTAAAGCTCGCGCGGAAGACCATTTTCGCATAGCAATAGCAAGCAGTAGTtcattaaaaagatatatacggTCATTACTAAGACCTTTAGAGTATAACGTAACACCGGCcttgatgtattttattaaagtaattcgCTGAGTGAATAACTTCAAAACAAAGATGTTTAAAAAACAAGGTGATAAAGTTTTTGAATgacaaatctattttttttttttttttatagaataggaaggtggacgagcatatgcccatatgcacctgatggtaagtcgtcaccaaacgcccttagacattggcattgtaagaaatgtcaaccatcgcttatagccaatgcgccaccaaccttgggaactaagattttatgtcccttgtgcctgtaattacactggctcactcacccttcaaaccggaacacaacaatatcaagtattgctattttgcggtagaatatctgatgagtgggtggtacctacccagacgagcttgcacaaagccctaccaccagtaagtcaCTATCAAAATGATAGttcattttttaatagaaatgaaGGTAGAAAAATTAATCCaactgatagtaagtggtcgtTGTCGTCCAcagatatttttcatattgaaaatgttaattatattggcAATACACCTCAAAACATGAATTAAGCTGATATTTTGTTCcttgtttctatatttaaattagtagtACAAGGTATTGCTGTTTCAATTGATTAAAATTGattactattaatattcaaTGATCACAAAAcctgaacaaataataaattttattattcttttttagtaGAGTACtttggtattttattatttctggtaatttcatcaaatttttttttatagtataggtatgcggacgagcatatgggccacctgatggtaagtggtaagaaatgttaaccaacgcttatttggccaatgcgccacccaccTATCCaccagccctaccaccagtaacatatTATTGCACTGACAAGCTTATCATAAAAAATCtcagtataaaaaagtaactaagGGTCAAAGCTTAAAGTAACTAATATTAATTCTGGCAAAAAGCCACCAGACAGAGATCTCGGCACGAAGCCAGTTAATGTAAGGTAGACCTTTTGAAACATTTGCAAAACCGgcgctttacaaatattaaaaaaaagtactataaaactaaattttataaactacattatagttgtataaaatacaataaaatttatcgttttaatagttttattcaaCACAACgagatattttactttaaaaattcatAACACCATAAAGAAAACTGCAGTCAAAAACGTACAAGATAATCTTATTTGCATATAAAAGAGTTCAGCTGTGGTAATACTTTCGTAAAATATCTGAAACATTCTCTCCTTGCTCTAGACAAGCTTGTAATATCCGGAAAATTCTTTAACTAGGAAAGAATAACGTGTAAGAAAGCGGGTGGCCACTTGAGCTTTCATAGCGGGATTCTATGATGCGATATTTTAAAAGAGATTTTTTACAGATTTCaagtagaataggaaggagttttgaatttaattttatttatgatgaaaaaaaaatttaataactttataataagtaaagatttccattaaatattatatataaaggtaaattCATAAAGATTCTTCAAAAATTGATACAAGACTATCGTGATTACATAAATCGCTATCACAAAACATCCACCAGTGATTGTACAAGGGACTGGCTAAACATCCTCGCCAGATATAGCCCTCGCTTCTAATAGCTTTAATACCACAAATTTCGTTTTCACCGCACTCTTGTATAGGAAGTGAACTTCTGAAATATGAAATTGATATTGAAAAATTCAAACATTATGTCTATAATTATAAGGCATAAAGGCtaaattaagcaaaataaacagtaaaactaactaacttataaacattatttagcgagtgatttgttaaataattatgcctcttcttctttcgaatgtaaaatcaagaataacagaaagagataaatcaatgcTTATCTAAACAGTCACTAAgcagcgtttataagtaagacgttggtaataattattaatattaaataatatatactcacATATGTCCTTCCaagcaatttgttttataaatcaaGTCTGTAGTTAAAGTTGCATTTACTTCACATCTCAAGCAAGacatatctttaaatatagaGCTTCTGAAACTTTTCGTTCGAGAGAGTTCTATAACATTTTcaatccaatctcttttcattgaaaatatatgaGGCATTTCGGAAATTGAAATGTAGTTACAAAGATTACAGGAACAAACGTATGTAGTCAGATTGCGGTGTATGTTGAAACATCCACGATTTACTATTCCGAATGGCGTGTGTTGAGAGTAACACATAtcttcattatttttacaaataacggAAGGtatcctaaaaatatattttttagattacaaacattatcattttttaaacatttcaaagtcaaaatagCTTTCACATTGATAAATGCTAGCCTATAGAGCTGCAGATCCTAAAATAATTAGttcaaaatctaaaaaaataattctgatTTTCCTGTCAAGAAATTTATGAagtttaaatgtatatacatgtgCCTTTGCGTCGATGGAAAGCACATGAACTCTCTCCTGTCAAGTCCGATTTTCATTCCATCGGAATATGAGAGTGAAGGTATAAATAGTGTACCTATGATTACGCATAGACTTGTGTACTATAGTATTATTTCTTACGCTATCGGATAGTCTCCATCGAGAAGGGTCGACATAACAGGAATCGATCAAGAGCGCAACATTAACGTTATCCAGTATAACATTATCCAATATCAATATCATTATACAGTATCGAACACCGCCACAGCTGCTACTGTTTTTCTAAATAATGCTACTCACAATTTATTTTTCGGTTCACTACATCCCattgaaacaatattattacatgATATGCAGGAACGTTTTGAAAGATTAATTTCGTTTTCCGTGAAGGACATTTTTATTACTGTGGAATTaaatggttgtttttttttcatttcatgctTTGAATCTTGTATGTAAGTTTTGTGAAATGAATCGTACCCTTTTGCTAGTAAATTTTCTACCTTAGTATCATTTTTACTAACTTCAACAGTTATTACTTTAACGTTAGCCTTACTTGTATTACTTTCATCAACTGTCATCATTTCAGACATATTTTGCTTTGTTGGAATACTGACAGTTTCATCTAGTGCTGTGGTTGATTTGATGTCTGTTGTTGATATTTCAATAGTATTTTTACTTTCAGTATTAAGATCTGGCTCGAGAAGAATAATTGGTTCTTCGGCATCAGTGAATATCTGTTTTACGTTATTTACTAAGAATGTTACTAGGTTTTGACTTGATTCATCGTTCTCTATTTTTGGTGGTTTTTCAAGACGAATTTCTTCCGTTTGTCTTCTAAAATCTTGTAGTGACATATTCTTTATAGACGTTTTTACAACGTTACAccgaatattacatattaaaacaaatgtaatgaATTTTGTAATAGTCATCTTCACTGTTATACATGTCAATGTCATAAcaataaatgcaaaaaaaaaattgacacacTGCaagaagttttgttttttaacgtttaatatttactaaaactgAATAGCTTAAAAGAAATGTTCTAAAATTTCTGAATCTGTTTGAAGCCATAGATAGtactaaaaattttttttttggaatttttttttgctaatttcTTTATGTTCAGTAGTTTAGGATTTATAAATGACTTTGAATTGCACAATGTTGTAttgcaaaatttataataagggTTGTAAGAAGGTTTATCAATACATCCTCTGGTCACAAAAGCTGGATTGGGTtcaatatttatgaaacaaacTTGATCATGTCCGCAAGCCATATAATTCGCgctgaaaataaaacatagcaATTGTATTACTATTTtccatacatattatttaaattataattgttatcatGTAACTTACTATTTACCAAATCTGCAAATTTTGTCAGAGGCTGAATTAGTTCCTTTAGTTTCACAAACTTTACAAATAAGATCCATACCAATAAGGGAAGCCTTCAGACGTTTATTATCAAACTCCCAATTTCTCAATTTATCATACTCGTAATATGAAAAGTCATTAGAAGGCTTATCATTACATAAATGACAATTACAAGTGAAAGTCCTGTTCAACCTATTTTTCGATACGCAACccctttttatatattgtggATGTAATTCTATATAACACTCTTGTGAAAAATTACAGGTTTGTGTATAAGgactgcaaaaataaaaataaaacaaacattaatataattatttaagaataaattataataaatcactACGGTTTTTgttgttacaaataattttgtaaagttGAGTTAAGCTGAATAATAATTGACTTACAACATAGAAGTTTGATAAGCTCATAATAatagacaaatataattaaagtaatttttaaaatgtgaaaACTTTACTGTTCATTGAAGAATCTCGTGTTTATAAATACTGTCAAAGaatgaaataaagaatatttataactcAATGAGTTATAAATActgtctttttttaaaataaaataaaattagtaactCACGAAATTCCCAGATAGCAATCATTGTGTACTTTGGATAAACCGTCACCAAAACAAGAAATACATTCTAAGCTAGTAATTTTAGTCGATAAGtttcttatttttctttgaaaCATTTTACGGCTCGTTGTTTCAAATTCACTTGTaccatttataagtattttttcttgaaatttaaaattttgtgggTTAAAGTTGGTAAATTTACGAATAGAATTTTTTTCTTCAGGCGTAATCATTGGTCTCATCATGGTCTCGGGGATTACAACAGAATTATTTTCAAGATGTAGGTTTGATTCAATTTTCCTTTGTTTGTCATCGTAAGCATAAGCTACCCTGTCTCTGAAGACaaatttcgttaataaaaaGAGATTGAAAAGATATGCCACGTTTAGATTCATCACAATATTTAGGTTATGTTGTCATTCTTTACTTTTTTTCGACGTTTACCACAGACTTAATTGTCATAAATTattgcattaattattttagcaaaaataattttatttcatttgatttatgGCAAATTCTTAAAACCTAAAACTTTCAAAACAACACTCTTCACCTTTACTAAAGCGATTTGAgcattaattgaataaatgtttttttttttttctaaaataatttcgaCACAATCTTATAGTGAGACTGctgtttaacaaaaaaaagtaactaaGTGAATTAACACTAGCTCTACTTCTACTACGATGAATTCATTTTAGTACTTATTTCGTCCAATTTATGATAAACCATTATACAAGCATTGTgagttaatgtaattttttctttcttttaataacGTTTTGTAGCTCACGTTTTTGCCCTTAATGCTTTTATAAGAAACTTTTTCCATCATATGTTATTTTCTTTATGTTATCCATCAAAACTTAACAActttgtgatatttttacatCGCAGTCCTTTACTTTGAATTCATGAGACATTAAGTTAAAACATTTGTTGGTTTTAACACAAGAGGTTTTATTTTCTCTTGTCTTACCTATAGCATGTATGCTCTCCGGTAGTGTAGGGTGTCGTGAACACTCTTGTTTCCCGAATTCGTAAAAAAGCTATTAACAGCCTGCTGTTCCCCCTGGGGCAGTGGATGATTATGTGAAAACGATCACGCAGTATCTCCTACCCGTTGTGAGAACTGAAGCTGGAGAGGTTTTAGTGGGCAAGAATCGAATATAACggtacccccccccccccaaatCTTTTAGTGGGCAAGAATCGAATATAACggtaaccccccccccccaaacCCTTTACCTTTCGAAGATTTCTCCTGCGAAAAAAGATAGTGACGAGACAAAAACCCTAAAGTATTTGTTTGAATGTCCTTcataaaattatctaaataaccgtatattattatagagtTATTGTCGTTCTCGAGttcatgataaatataattcatacttACAATTTCTAGACTCCGTCCCGCaattaaattgtaactaatTTCTTAAGTCGagttatattttgttcttaaacaatttattgttcCACAAGAGTACAGACGGCGAGAACTTCGTAAGTAATAACTTTGAATATACATCTATGTATtcgttacttttataatatttatcattgtacAGCCGCGAAAAGTTAAGAGTTTTGTTCGTTACTGTTTTAACTTTGACCATTATAATATGAGAAATAGAAAAGTTCaaagaataatatgataatgaagtattatgaattatgttttccttaaataattaattgttattctaTTACTAATATTTGTATAGTATAGAAACACTCAAAGCTATATAACCAGTTAATAGAATATTGCCGCAAATATTATATCACAGTAATTCACTAGAATATATTTGTGTGataacagtaaatataattatcgcGCGAATActggtatataataatttactggcagatattctacctgcaaaacagcagtacttgatattgttgtattcccgtttaaagggtgagtgagccagtgtaattacaggcacaagggacataaagtcttagttcccaaggttg
Coding sequences within:
- the LOC126772584 gene encoding uncharacterized protein LOC126772584, whose translation is MSLQDFRRQTEEIRLEKPPKIENDESSQNLVTFLVNNVKQIFTDAEEPIILLEPDLNTESKNTIEISTTDIKSTTALDETVSIPTKQNMSEMMTVDESNTSKANVKVITVEVSKNDTKVENLLAKGYDSFHKTYIQDSKHEMKKKQPFNSTVIKMSFTENEINLSKRSCISCNNIVSMGCSEPKNKLIPSVICKNNEDMCYSQHTPFGIVNRGCFNIHRNLTTYVCSCNLCNYISISEMPHIFSMKRDWIENVIELSRTKSFRSSIFKDMSCLRCEVNATLTTDLIYKTNCLEGHISSLPIQECGENEICGIKAIRSEGYIWRGCLASPLYNHWWMFCDSDLCNHDSLVSIFEESL